A region from the Corynebacterium halotolerans YIM 70093 = DSM 44683 genome encodes:
- a CDS encoding DUF6882 domain-containing protein translates to MELPHPSSLADVITDGMIAQADIDAAVRASFGPVTGVEFTGPAPTAPGPEADSGELDAPVEVRLHGRTGDPVPVQGVRLAVIRDGVWTWATTRTEGFSIPELREPQPASDDLVRAARTLFGNVPVLLAPHDDTVISVIAVTDPPPSGPLRSALISGLSALDERFGTRRALMGFAAFRGLGYWEDGETVTVADTSESVALTLRDGRVTDIAGGMRLDDVRADALYYSAEHQLLLDGLFPGTRVTVDLSRATAEVTSDSPRHDDALHARAQVIATVTGGTWTWAWADPNLTGSPAVQLIGGLERFGLDHGIPALFRPHLPAEEAHRLGLTDVAKPVTGLWTHAEVPLNPETTGIVLLDAEALRLPPPTAQALTATLHAPADPSLDLRRAVGAYAGYRGVSLVHATDGAVIPLPTAGERVTLTFGPSGVTAEMGRAD, encoded by the coding sequence ATGGAACTACCCCACCCGAGCTCGCTTGCCGACGTCATCACCGACGGGATGATCGCCCAGGCGGACATCGACGCCGCGGTGCGGGCGAGTTTCGGCCCGGTCACCGGGGTGGAGTTCACGGGCCCGGCCCCCACCGCGCCCGGGCCGGAGGCGGATTCCGGGGAGCTCGACGCGCCGGTCGAGGTCCGCCTGCACGGACGCACCGGCGATCCGGTCCCGGTCCAGGGAGTGCGGCTGGCGGTCATCCGCGACGGCGTCTGGACGTGGGCCACCACCCGCACCGAGGGTTTCTCCATCCCGGAGCTACGGGAACCGCAGCCGGCCTCCGATGATCTCGTCCGCGCCGCCCGCACCCTCTTCGGCAATGTCCCGGTACTGCTGGCGCCCCACGATGACACGGTCATCTCCGTCATCGCGGTCACCGATCCCCCGCCCTCCGGCCCGCTGCGTTCCGCGTTGATCAGCGGTCTCAGTGCCCTGGACGAGCGGTTCGGCACCCGCCGCGCGCTGATGGGCTTCGCCGCCTTCCGCGGGCTGGGCTACTGGGAGGACGGGGAGACGGTCACGGTCGCCGACACTTCCGAGAGCGTCGCCCTGACGCTTCGCGACGGCCGCGTGACCGACATCGCCGGCGGCATGCGCCTCGACGACGTGCGCGCCGACGCCCTCTACTACTCCGCGGAGCACCAGCTGCTGCTCGACGGGCTGTTCCCCGGCACCCGGGTCACCGTCGACCTCTCCCGCGCCACCGCGGAGGTCACCTCCGATTCGCCCCGCCACGACGACGCGCTGCACGCCCGGGCGCAGGTCATCGCCACCGTCACCGGGGGGACCTGGACCTGGGCGTGGGCGGACCCGAACCTCACCGGTTCCCCGGCCGTCCAGCTGATCGGCGGACTCGAGCGCTTCGGCCTCGACCACGGCATCCCCGCGCTCTTCCGCCCGCACCTGCCCGCCGAGGAGGCCCACCGGCTGGGGCTGACGGACGTCGCCAAGCCGGTGACCGGCTTGTGGACCCACGCCGAGGTGCCGCTCAACCCGGAGACCACCGGCATCGTGTTGCTCGACGCGGAGGCGCTCCGCCTGCCCCCGCCCACCGCGCAGGCGCTGACCGCCACCCTGCACGCCCCGGCCGATCCCTCGCTCGACCTGCGGCGGGCGGTGGGCGCCTACGCCGGTTACCGCGGCGTCAGCCTCGTGCACGCCACCGACGGCGCGGTCATCCCCCTGCCCACCGCCGGCGAACGCGTCACCCTGACCTTCGGCCCCTCGGGTGTCACCGCGGAGATGGGGCGGGCGGACTAA
- the nirD gene encoding nitrite reductase small subunit NirD, whose translation MTTTLVSPITTFPAVRLEADLGVAVLLPDGTQIAVFRITGDSDCPDSCYAVDNIDPFTGAGVISRGLVGEHDGEPTVASPLLKQVFRLTDGRCLSNESVRLRTWGVALVGDEVHLTAT comes from the coding sequence ATGACCACCACCCTGGTGTCCCCCATCACCACCTTCCCCGCCGTCCGACTCGAGGCCGACCTCGGGGTCGCGGTGCTGCTGCCCGACGGCACCCAGATCGCCGTCTTCCGGATCACCGGTGACAGTGACTGCCCGGACTCCTGCTACGCCGTCGACAACATCGATCCGTTCACCGGTGCCGGGGTGATCAGCCGCGGCCTCGTCGGAGAGCACGACGGCGAGCCCACGGTGGCCTCTCCCCTGCTCAAGCAGGTGTTCCGGCTCACCGACGGCCGCTGCCTGTCCAACGAGTCGGTGCGGCTGCGGACCTGGGGGGTGGCCCTCGTCGGCGACGAGGTGCACCTGACCGCCACCTAA
- a CDS encoding 3-hydroxyisobutyryl-CoA hydrolase — translation MTAQTDKPVLVSVRQATGVLELNRPRALNSLNPEMIDIITDALADWRDDDRVTQVLIVSNSPKGFCAGGDVRHARDQILAGDETGVDEFFRTEYALNNGIAGYPKPYAAIIDGVVMGGGLGVSAHGSHRIVTDKAFAAMPEMAIGYVTDVGMSCLFQRMTGTRGQASPALATFLGLTGYRLTPADMLWSGLATHHVNSELVTALIDAVVTDGIDAALAEYASVPADKSALAGMIDDIEATFGHDTWAGIDAALQSHGNPGFVEQVRGLMAAASPSAVVATVELFAANRTVADLRAGLDNEEKLGEVIRRQPDFVEGVRAVLVDKTRDAAFRPADTADVDPEPYRAVLS, via the coding sequence ATGACTGCGCAGACTGATAAGCCCGTACTCGTGTCCGTCCGACAGGCTACCGGAGTTCTGGAGCTGAACCGGCCACGGGCGCTGAACTCGCTCAACCCCGAGATGATCGACATCATCACCGACGCCCTGGCGGACTGGCGTGACGACGACCGCGTGACCCAGGTGCTCATCGTGTCGAACTCGCCGAAGGGCTTCTGCGCCGGCGGCGACGTCCGCCACGCCCGGGACCAGATCCTCGCCGGGGATGAGACGGGCGTCGACGAGTTCTTCCGGACCGAGTACGCGCTGAACAACGGGATCGCCGGCTACCCCAAGCCCTACGCCGCGATCATCGACGGCGTCGTCATGGGCGGCGGCCTGGGTGTGTCCGCCCACGGCTCCCACCGCATCGTCACGGACAAGGCCTTCGCCGCCATGCCGGAGATGGCCATCGGCTACGTCACCGACGTCGGGATGTCGTGTCTGTTCCAGCGCATGACCGGCACGCGCGGCCAGGCCTCCCCGGCGCTGGCGACCTTCCTGGGGCTGACCGGCTACCGGCTCACCCCGGCCGACATGCTCTGGTCCGGACTAGCCACCCACCACGTCAACAGCGAACTCGTCACCGCGCTCATCGACGCCGTCGTAACCGACGGTATCGACGCCGCCCTGGCGGAGTACGCCTCCGTACCCGCCGATAAATCAGCCCTCGCCGGCATGATCGACGACATCGAGGCCACCTTCGGCCACGACACCTGGGCCGGGATCGACGCCGCCCTGCAATCCCACGGCAACCCCGGGTTCGTCGAGCAGGTCCGTGGACTCATGGCCGCAGCGAGCCCCTCGGCGGTCGTGGCCACGGTCGAGCTCTTCGCCGCCAACCGCACCGTCGCCGACCTGCGCGCCGGGCTCGACAACGAGGAGAAGCTCGGCGAGGTCATCCGCCGTCAGCCCGACTTCGTCGAGGGCGTGCGCGCCGTGCTCGTCGACAAGACCCGCGACGCCGCCTTCCGCCCGGCGGACACCGCCGACGTCGACCCGGAGCCGTACCGCGCCGTGCTCTCGTGA
- the ppk2 gene encoding polyphosphate kinase 2: MAKKDPSGQSSAPSKLSRKAYEAELKRLQAELVDMQQWVVETGARVVIIMEGRDAAGKGSAIKRITQYLNPRTCRIEALPKPSSREQGQWYFQRYVERLPTAGEIVIFDRSWYNRAGVERVMGFCTSQEYRRFLHQAPIFERLLVEDGILLRKYWFSVSDEEQLRRFHSRLEDPLRRWKLSPMDTESITRWEDYSRAKDEMFIHTDIPSSPWYTVESEDKKRSRINVISHLLSTIPYEKIERPLPVIPERPAATGGYRRPPRNEFRYVPDAAAKLEKDAPKKKSGGKKPGKAGKREK; encoded by the coding sequence ATGGCCAAGAAAGACCCGTCCGGGCAGAGCAGCGCCCCGTCGAAACTGTCCCGTAAGGCCTACGAGGCCGAGCTCAAGCGACTGCAGGCGGAGCTGGTCGACATGCAGCAGTGGGTCGTCGAGACCGGCGCCCGTGTGGTCATCATCATGGAGGGCCGCGACGCCGCGGGCAAAGGGTCGGCGATCAAGCGGATCACCCAGTACCTGAACCCGCGCACCTGCCGCATCGAGGCACTGCCGAAGCCCAGTTCCCGTGAGCAGGGGCAGTGGTACTTCCAGCGCTACGTCGAGCGCCTGCCCACCGCCGGGGAGATCGTCATCTTCGACCGCTCCTGGTACAACCGGGCAGGCGTGGAGCGGGTGATGGGCTTCTGCACCTCCCAGGAGTACCGCCGGTTCCTGCACCAGGCCCCCATCTTCGAGCGACTGCTCGTCGAGGACGGCATCCTGCTGCGCAAGTACTGGTTCTCCGTCTCCGACGAGGAGCAGCTGCGCCGCTTCCACTCCCGGCTGGAGGATCCGCTGCGCCGCTGGAAGCTCTCGCCCATGGACACGGAGTCGATCACGCGGTGGGAGGACTACTCCCGCGCTAAGGACGAGATGTTCATCCACACCGACATCCCCTCGTCCCCCTGGTACACGGTGGAGAGCGAGGACAAGAAGCGCTCCCGCATCAACGTCATCTCCCACCTGCTGTCGACGATCCCCTACGAGAAGATCGAACGGCCCCTGCCCGTCATCCCGGAGCGCCCCGCCGCAACCGGCGGCTACCGGCGGCCACCGCGCAACGAGTTCCGGTACGTTCCCGACGCCGCCGCAAAACTGGAGAAGGACGCCCCGAAGAAGAAGTCCGGCGGGAAGAAACCGGGGAAAGCCGGCAAGCGGGAGAAATGA
- a CDS encoding alpha/beta hydrolase yields the protein MPHSRRLPTAVTTVFSAMALLAPVAAAPALAQDHGMDPDVVSNPADTPDRPEGPSSSLSSVVPDNRFKSFSSQGSSDATVYDGIIADYRPQEINPMFPDGRDHLPKAELDMDPEILARLETWAHVDGERIRQINAYSPSMGRTIPLVWVVPEDLSEPRPVVYALGGADGGQGHENWITRSNMVDFYSEKNIHVIMPMLGAFSFYSDWLEEHPDQGGKQMWETFLTHELPEPLEDAIGGDGQRSLIGMSMSGTTALLYATHRPGFYDSVASLSGCGDTNSWVGRRGIASTLYNGNGTPEMMWGEPNSDYSRYQDAVVNAHRLADQPNLYVYAASGLVGPADYLGPNAPTDDAAFQDRSSVGFTIEAGSNLCAHRLKQATDAHGIDSIYYDFATTGTHSWDAWSNALKEFWPIQARGFGMDGGEINPELDVETPPWEGSTDLDRYNDLSGPSSAVTGGSSVPQLSSLSSY from the coding sequence TTGCCCCATTCACGCCGACTGCCGACCGCAGTGACCACCGTGTTCAGTGCCATGGCATTGCTCGCCCCGGTCGCCGCCGCCCCGGCCCTCGCTCAGGACCACGGCATGGATCCGGATGTGGTGAGCAACCCCGCCGACACCCCTGACCGCCCGGAGGGGCCGTCCTCCAGTCTGTCCTCCGTGGTGCCGGACAACCGCTTCAAGTCCTTCAGCTCCCAGGGTTCCTCCGACGCCACCGTCTACGACGGCATCATCGCCGACTACAGGCCGCAGGAGATCAACCCGATGTTCCCCGACGGCCGGGACCACCTGCCGAAAGCGGAGCTCGACATGGACCCGGAGATTCTCGCCCGGCTGGAGACCTGGGCACATGTCGACGGGGAGCGCATCCGGCAGATCAACGCGTACTCGCCGTCAATGGGGCGGACGATTCCGCTGGTGTGGGTCGTGCCCGAGGATCTCAGCGAGCCGCGCCCGGTGGTCTACGCCCTCGGCGGTGCCGACGGCGGCCAGGGGCACGAGAACTGGATCACCCGCAGCAACATGGTGGACTTCTACTCCGAGAAGAACATCCACGTCATCATGCCGATGCTCGGTGCCTTCAGCTTCTACAGCGACTGGCTCGAGGAGCATCCGGATCAGGGCGGGAAGCAGATGTGGGAGACCTTCCTGACCCATGAGCTGCCCGAACCGCTCGAAGACGCCATCGGGGGCGACGGGCAGCGCAGCCTGATCGGCATGTCCATGTCGGGCACGACCGCGTTGCTGTACGCGACGCACCGGCCCGGTTTCTATGATTCGGTGGCCTCGTTGTCAGGTTGCGGCGACACCAACTCCTGGGTGGGCCGCCGCGGCATCGCCTCCACGCTGTACAACGGCAACGGCACCCCGGAGATGATGTGGGGCGAGCCGAACTCCGACTACTCGCGTTACCAGGACGCCGTCGTCAACGCCCACCGGCTGGCCGACCAGCCGAACCTCTATGTCTACGCGGCTTCGGGGCTGGTGGGACCGGCCGACTACCTGGGGCCGAACGCGCCCACGGATGACGCTGCATTCCAGGACCGCTCCTCCGTCGGCTTCACGATCGAGGCCGGATCCAACCTGTGTGCCCACCGTCTCAAACAGGCCACCGACGCGCACGGTATCGACAGCATCTACTACGACTTCGCCACCACGGGCACCCACTCCTGGGACGCCTGGAGCAACGCTCTGAAGGAGTTCTGGCCGATCCAGGCCCGCGGCTTCGGCATGGACGGCGGCGAGATCAACCCGGAGCTCGACGTCGAGACCCCACCGTGGGAGGGCTCCACGGATCTGGACCGCTACAACGATCTGTCGGGCCCCTCGTCCGCGGTCACCGGCGGGTCCTCCGTGCCGCAGCTGTCGTCCCTGTCCTCGTACTAG
- a CDS encoding Cof-type HAD-IIB family hydrolase produces the protein MDHRLIALDMDGTLLDGDGTIPEGFWDVLAEARSRGITLAPASGRQLVTLRDMFGGELDPGTYIAENGTVVAHRGEIVSTTPLDQAAVHSVIDVVRAADTAMDLVLCTPTMAYLDRWFHPDSTGEVDKYYHATELIDDLHERVGDDVIKLAVFTHDDAETVGLPVLEGAAGDSHVVVSGKHWIDIMNREADKGRAFTALRGALGLERSQTLAFGDYLNDYELLTAAGTAYAMDNAHPRIKEIADHIAPPNTEHGVITVLRGMLGM, from the coding sequence ATGGACCACCGCCTCATCGCCCTCGACATGGACGGCACCCTGCTCGACGGCGACGGCACCATCCCGGAGGGCTTCTGGGACGTGCTCGCCGAGGCCCGCAGCCGGGGTATCACGCTGGCCCCGGCCTCCGGGCGGCAGCTGGTCACCCTGCGTGACATGTTCGGCGGTGAACTGGACCCCGGCACCTACATCGCCGAGAACGGCACCGTGGTGGCGCACCGGGGTGAGATCGTCTCCACCACCCCGCTGGATCAGGCTGCCGTGCACTCGGTGATCGACGTCGTGCGTGCCGCCGACACCGCGATGGACCTGGTGCTGTGCACGCCCACGATGGCCTACCTCGACCGGTGGTTCCACCCCGATTCCACCGGTGAGGTGGACAAGTACTACCACGCCACCGAGTTGATCGACGACCTGCACGAGCGCGTCGGCGACGACGTGATCAAGCTGGCGGTGTTCACCCACGACGACGCCGAGACCGTCGGCCTGCCCGTGCTCGAGGGGGCGGCGGGCGACAGCCACGTGGTGGTCTCCGGCAAGCACTGGATCGACATCATGAACCGGGAGGCCGACAAGGGCCGGGCGTTCACCGCCCTGCGCGGGGCCCTGGGCCTGGAGCGGTCCCAGACGCTGGCCTTCGGTGACTACCTCAACGACTACGAGCTGCTCACCGCCGCCGGCACCGCCTACGCCATGGACAACGCGCACCCGCGGATCAAGGAGATCGCGGACCACATCGCCCCGCCGAACACCGAGCACGGTGTGATCACCGTGCTGCGCGGGATGCTGGGGATGTAG
- a CDS encoding DUF1648 domain-containing protein yields the protein MTEQVAEELRPVPWGWYGGIVVVTVLALVAVWANFDSIPDPMPVHWGPGGEADRFTDKSLGTAFLLVGLGPVILLAAGAGSAALIQSQARADGYPKRTAHELNRRRMGANLQQPALGALMLVLAVLMAASTAGSLLGWLGGVPMTVLLIGGIIALLGWFFVRMKRIGEHLDEVYPPDEPRERLKWGMFYFNPDDERTVIDMDGGSMTTFNFARPAAWGILAALLAPVALVVVLAVMTG from the coding sequence GTGACGGAGCAGGTGGCCGAGGAACTCAGACCGGTCCCGTGGGGTTGGTACGGCGGGATCGTGGTGGTGACCGTCCTGGCGCTGGTGGCGGTGTGGGCGAATTTCGACTCCATCCCCGATCCCATGCCGGTGCACTGGGGTCCCGGCGGGGAGGCGGACCGTTTCACGGACAAGTCACTGGGAACCGCCTTCCTCCTGGTGGGCCTCGGGCCGGTCATCCTGTTGGCCGCCGGGGCGGGATCGGCGGCGCTGATCCAGTCACAGGCACGCGCGGACGGCTACCCGAAGCGCACCGCCCACGAACTCAACCGGCGGCGGATGGGTGCGAACCTGCAGCAGCCGGCGCTCGGGGCCCTGATGCTCGTGCTGGCCGTCCTCATGGCGGCGTCGACCGCCGGCTCACTGCTGGGATGGCTGGGCGGAGTACCGATGACCGTGCTGCTCATCGGCGGCATCATCGCCCTGCTCGGCTGGTTCTTCGTCCGGATGAAACGCATCGGGGAACACCTCGACGAGGTCTATCCGCCGGATGAGCCCAGGGAGCGGCTGAAGTGGGGGATGTTCTACTTCAACCCCGACGACGAGCGCACCGTGATCGACATGGACGGCGGCAGCATGACCACGTTCAACTTCGCCCGCCCCGCGGCCTGGGGGATCCTCGCGGCACTCCTCGCCCCGGTGGCGCTCGTCGTGGTGCTGGCGGTGATGACGGGTTAG
- the nirB gene encoding nitrite reductase large subunit NirB — translation MDTNPQSGQAPGRIVIAGLGPVAHRFITALLDRAPQTGITAITDEHSPAYDRVHLTSYTDNWDRDALMYDPYPGHVEIRNARVTAINREERTVDCDDGGTVAYDHLVIATGSRAFVPPVPGADLDGCFAYRTLDDLDGIRATVDAAKSRSGHPVGAVIGGGLVGLEAAGALRGMGVECHVIQIAPRLMPQQTDEAAGAVLAGLVSGLGVHLHLDTSTTGITASTTRPGGLDLELADRRTPLPVDLVVFATGIRPNDQLAEPAGLPTGERGGILVDDFCATVDPDISAIGEVAAVHGRTHGLIGPGNATADVLARRLTGEATEGLTEPDLSTELKLLGVDMASFGEIEATGDRKELLITDPVGGTYRKLLLDADGRTLRGGILVGDSSGYSLLHALLGTELPADPLSFLVPSSSAGPDVGVAALPANAQICSCNAVTKGRLVEAIADGAHSVEALKGCTRAGTSCGSCLPLMRNVLEAEGIEQSRAVCGHFPQTRAELFQIAQSTGVSSFPEFIARFGTGRGCEVCKPTLASIFASLDTGEHVLGDGRVALQDTNDRFLANIQRNGSYSVVPRMPAGQVTPEQLIEIGAIAREYDLFTKVTGAQRLVMFGARMEDLPAIWSRLIDAGMESGQAYGKSLRAVKSCVGTDWCRFGQQDSVAMANLLELRYRGLRSPHKLKMGVSGCARECAEARSKDVGVIATEKGWNLYVGGNGGATPRHSELLASEIDDETLIRCIDRFIGFYVRTADRLQRTAHWIEETEGGLDHIRAVVVDDSLGIAADLEAYIERHVSSYSDEWKSVLDDPEKLSRFTPFVNAPEEKDRTIQFDRHRDGNRLVPLPMPTLQGVN, via the coding sequence ATGGACACGAACCCCCAATCAGGGCAGGCGCCCGGAAGGATCGTCATCGCCGGCCTCGGACCGGTGGCGCACCGCTTCATCACCGCCCTCCTCGACCGGGCCCCGCAGACCGGGATCACCGCCATCACGGATGAGCACTCCCCCGCCTATGACCGCGTGCACCTGACCAGCTACACGGACAACTGGGACCGCGACGCGCTGATGTACGACCCCTACCCCGGCCACGTGGAGATCCGGAATGCCCGGGTCACCGCCATCAACCGGGAGGAACGCACCGTGGACTGCGATGACGGGGGCACCGTCGCCTACGACCACCTCGTCATCGCCACCGGATCCCGTGCTTTCGTCCCGCCGGTCCCGGGTGCGGACCTCGACGGCTGCTTCGCGTACCGGACCCTCGACGACCTCGACGGCATCCGTGCGACCGTCGACGCCGCGAAGAGCCGGAGCGGCCACCCCGTCGGGGCCGTCATCGGCGGCGGACTCGTGGGGCTGGAGGCTGCGGGGGCGCTGCGCGGCATGGGGGTCGAGTGCCACGTCATCCAGATCGCCCCCCGACTGATGCCGCAGCAGACGGACGAGGCCGCCGGTGCGGTCCTGGCCGGGCTGGTCTCCGGGCTGGGGGTGCACCTGCACCTGGACACCTCGACCACCGGCATCACCGCGTCCACCACCCGACCGGGTGGACTCGACCTGGAACTGGCGGACAGGAGGACTCCGCTGCCGGTGGACCTGGTGGTCTTCGCGACCGGCATCCGGCCCAACGACCAGCTGGCGGAACCGGCCGGGCTGCCCACCGGTGAGCGCGGCGGAATCCTCGTCGATGACTTCTGCGCCACCGTCGACCCGGACATCAGCGCCATCGGCGAAGTCGCCGCCGTGCACGGCCGCACCCACGGGCTCATCGGACCCGGCAACGCCACCGCCGACGTCCTGGCCCGCCGACTGACCGGCGAGGCCACCGAGGGACTGACGGAGCCGGATCTGTCCACCGAGCTCAAGCTGCTCGGCGTGGACATGGCCAGCTTCGGCGAGATCGAGGCCACCGGTGACCGGAAGGAACTCCTGATCACGGATCCGGTCGGCGGAACCTACCGGAAGCTCCTCCTGGACGCCGACGGCAGGACCCTGCGCGGTGGCATCCTCGTCGGCGACTCCTCCGGTTACAGCCTGCTGCACGCCCTCCTCGGCACCGAACTGCCGGCCGACCCGCTGTCCTTCCTCGTCCCCTCATCCTCTGCGGGGCCGGACGTGGGCGTGGCCGCCCTCCCGGCGAACGCCCAGATCTGCTCCTGCAACGCCGTGACCAAGGGCCGGCTCGTCGAGGCCATCGCCGACGGCGCGCACAGCGTCGAGGCCCTGAAGGGCTGCACCCGGGCCGGCACCTCCTGCGGTTCCTGCCTCCCACTGATGCGGAATGTGCTCGAGGCCGAGGGTATCGAGCAGTCACGGGCGGTCTGCGGGCATTTCCCGCAGACCCGCGCCGAGCTGTTCCAGATCGCGCAGTCCACCGGAGTCAGTTCGTTCCCCGAGTTCATCGCCCGCTTCGGGACCGGGCGCGGCTGCGAGGTGTGCAAGCCGACCCTGGCATCGATCTTCGCCTCGCTGGACACCGGCGAACACGTGCTCGGCGACGGCCGCGTGGCCCTGCAGGACACCAACGACCGCTTCCTGGCCAATATCCAGCGCAACGGCTCCTACTCCGTGGTCCCCCGGATGCCGGCCGGGCAGGTCACCCCGGAGCAGCTCATCGAGATCGGCGCGATCGCCCGCGAGTACGACCTGTTCACCAAGGTCACCGGGGCCCAACGCCTCGTCATGTTCGGCGCGCGCATGGAGGACCTGCCGGCGATCTGGTCCCGGCTGATTGACGCCGGCATGGAGTCCGGCCAGGCGTACGGCAAGTCGCTGCGCGCGGTCAAGAGCTGTGTGGGCACGGACTGGTGCCGCTTCGGCCAGCAGGACTCGGTGGCCATGGCCAATCTCCTCGAGCTGCGCTACCGCGGGCTGCGCAGTCCGCACAAACTCAAGATGGGGGTGTCAGGCTGTGCCCGCGAGTGCGCCGAGGCCCGGAGCAAGGACGTCGGCGTGATCGCCACGGAGAAGGGCTGGAACCTGTACGTGGGAGGAAACGGAGGCGCGACACCGCGGCACTCGGAGCTGCTCGCCAGCGAGATCGACGACGAGACCCTGATCCGCTGCATCGACCGGTTCATCGGCTTCTATGTGCGCACCGCCGACCGGCTGCAGCGCACCGCCCACTGGATAGAGGAGACCGAGGGTGGGCTCGACCATATCCGCGCCGTCGTCGTCGACGACTCGCTCGGCATCGCGGCCGATCTCGAGGCGTACATCGAGCGCCACGTCTCCAGCTACTCGGATGAGTGGAAGAGCGTGCTCGACGACCCGGAGAAGCTCTCCCGCTTCACCCCCTTCGTCAACGCGCCGGAGGAGAAGGACCGGACCATCCAGTTTGACCGGCACCGGGACGGCAACCGACTCGTCCCGCTGCCCATGCCGACCCTGCAAGGAGTGAACTGA
- a CDS encoding putative quinol monooxygenase — MILINVRFRPRPEYVENFREKVDEYTQATRAEQGCIFFEWARNTDDPNEYILLEGFQDDADVAHVESEHFRKSTEMFPELLTETPQIINTKIPGKTEWDRMAEFGVEE; from the coding sequence ATGATTTTGATCAACGTGCGATTCCGCCCCCGTCCCGAGTACGTCGAGAACTTCCGCGAGAAGGTCGACGAGTACACCCAGGCCACCCGCGCCGAGCAGGGCTGCATCTTCTTCGAGTGGGCCCGCAACACCGATGACCCGAACGAGTACATTCTCCTCGAGGGGTTCCAGGACGATGCCGACGTCGCCCACGTCGAGTCCGAGCACTTCCGCAAGTCCACCGAGATGTTTCCGGAGCTCCTGACCGAGACCCCGCAGATCATCAACACCAAGATCCCGGGCAAGACCGAGTGGGACCGCATGGCCGAATTCGGCGTCGAGGAGTAA